Proteins encoded together in one Bacteroides ovatus window:
- the rpiB gene encoding ribose 5-phosphate isomerase B, with protein sequence MKTIGLACDHAGFELKEYVRGWLEAKGWAYKDFGTNSTASVDYPDYAHPLALAVESGECYPGIAICGSGNGINMTLNKHQGVRAALCWNAEIAHLARQHNDANVLVMPGRFISTEEADMILTEFFSTKFDGGRHQNRIDKIPVK encoded by the coding sequence ATGAAAACAATCGGATTAGCATGCGACCATGCCGGTTTTGAACTGAAAGAATATGTTCGCGGCTGGCTGGAAGCAAAAGGCTGGGCTTACAAGGATTTCGGAACTAACTCTACCGCAAGCGTAGACTATCCGGATTATGCTCATCCGCTGGCTCTTGCAGTGGAATCGGGAGAATGTTATCCCGGTATCGCTATCTGTGGCAGTGGAAACGGAATCAATATGACGCTGAACAAGCACCAAGGGGTTCGTGCTGCTCTCTGCTGGAATGCAGAAATCGCACACCTGGCTCGTCAGCACAATGACGCTAATGTACTGGTTATGCCGGGACGCTTCATCAGCACTGAAGAAGCGGACATGATTTTGACAGAGTTCTTCTCTACCAAATTTGACGGCGGACGCCATCAGAACCGTATTGATAAGATTCCGGTAAAATAA
- a CDS encoding transketolase family protein, whose translation MNDNKLMNRAADNIRILAASMVEKANSGHPGGAMGGADFVNVLFSEFLVYDPENPRWEGRDRFFLDPGHMSPMLYSTLALTGKFTLDELKEFRQWGSPTPGHPEVDIMRGIENTSGPLGQGHTFAVGAAIAAKFLKARFDEVMNQTIYAYISDGGIQEEISQGSGRIAGALGLDNLIMFYDSNDIQLSTETKDVTVEDTAMKYEAWGWNVLSINGNDPDEIRAAIKEAQAEKERPTLIIGKTVMGKGARKADGSSYEANCATHGAPLGGDAYVNTIKNLGGDPTNPFVIFPEVAELYAKRAEELKKIVAEKYAAKAAWAKANPELAAKLELFFSGKAPKVDWAAIEQKAGSATRAASATVLGALATQVENMIVASADLSNSDKTDGFLKKTHSFKKGDFSGAFFQAGVSELSMACICIGMSLHGGVIAACGTFFVFSDYMKPAVRMAALMEQPVKFIWTHDAFRVGEDGPTHEPVEQEAQIRLMEKLKNHKGHNSMLVLRPADAEETTIAWKLAMENMSTPTGLIFSRQNIANLPTGTDYEQAAKGAYIVAGSDENPDVILVASGSEVATLVAGTELLRKDGVKVRIVSAPSEGLFRNQPKEYQEAILPADAKIFGMTAGLPVTLQGLVGCHGKVWGLESFGFSAPYTVLDEKLGFTAENVYNQVKAML comes from the coding sequence ATGAACGATAACAAACTTATGAATCGTGCAGCGGATAACATCCGTATTCTTGCTGCTTCAATGGTTGAGAAAGCCAATTCCGGTCACCCGGGTGGCGCCATGGGTGGTGCTGATTTTGTAAATGTACTCTTCTCTGAGTTTCTAGTATACGATCCTGAAAATCCCCGTTGGGAAGGACGTGACCGCTTCTTCCTCGACCCGGGCCACATGTCTCCGATGCTTTATTCTACGTTGGCATTGACAGGAAAATTCACGCTGGACGAGCTGAAAGAATTCCGTCAATGGGGAAGCCCTACTCCGGGACATCCTGAAGTGGACATCATGCGTGGCATCGAAAATACTTCTGGTCCGTTGGGACAGGGACATACTTTTGCAGTAGGTGCTGCTATCGCTGCCAAATTCTTGAAAGCCCGTTTCGACGAGGTGATGAATCAGACCATTTACGCTTACATCTCTGACGGTGGTATCCAGGAAGAAATCTCTCAAGGTTCCGGACGTATTGCCGGTGCATTGGGATTGGACAACCTGATTATGTTCTATGACTCCAACGATATTCAGCTTTCTACAGAAACGAAAGATGTAACCGTTGAAGATACTGCCATGAAATATGAAGCATGGGGATGGAACGTACTTAGTATCAACGGTAATGATCCTGACGAAATCCGTGCGGCAATCAAAGAAGCACAGGCTGAAAAAGAACGCCCGACGCTGATTATCGGTAAAACCGTAATGGGTAAAGGTGCACGCAAGGCAGACGGCAGCAGCTATGAAGCTAACTGCGCTACACACGGTGCTCCTCTCGGCGGCGACGCATACGTAAATACAATCAAGAATCTGGGTGGTGATCCTACTAACCCGTTCGTTATATTCCCGGAAGTAGCCGAACTGTATGCAAAACGTGCAGAAGAACTGAAGAAAATTGTAGCTGAAAAATATGCTGCAAAAGCTGCATGGGCGAAAGCAAACCCGGAACTGGCTGCAAAACTGGAACTCTTCTTCTCGGGCAAAGCTCCGAAAGTTGACTGGGCTGCTATCGAACAGAAAGCAGGTAGCGCTACTCGTGCTGCATCTGCAACCGTATTGGGCGCACTTGCTACACAGGTAGAAAACATGATCGTTGCTTCGGCCGACCTTTCTAACTCTGACAAGACTGACGGTTTCCTGAAAAAGACTCATTCTTTCAAGAAAGGTGATTTCAGCGGAGCATTCTTCCAGGCAGGTGTATCTGAACTGTCAATGGCTTGTATCTGTATCGGTATGTCTCTCCACGGTGGTGTGATCGCTGCTTGCGGTACCTTCTTCGTATTCTCCGACTACATGAAACCTGCCGTACGTATGGCTGCTTTGATGGAACAACCAGTGAAATTCATCTGGACACACGACGCATTCCGCGTAGGTGAAGACGGTCCTACTCACGAACCGGTAGAACAGGAAGCTCAAATCCGCCTGATGGAAAAACTGAAAAATCATAAGGGACACAACTCTATGTTGGTACTTCGTCCGGCTGATGCAGAAGAGACAACCATCGCTTGGAAACTTGCTATGGAAAATATGTCTACTCCGACAGGATTGATCTTTTCTCGTCAGAATATTGCCAATTTACCGACAGGAACAGATTACGAACAGGCAGCCAAGGGTGCTTATATCGTAGCAGGTTCCGACGAAAATCCGGATGTTATCCTAGTGGCTTCAGGTTCTGAAGTAGCTACATTGGTAGCCGGCACAGAGTTGCTTCGCAAAGATGGCGTGAAGGTACGCATTGTATCTGCTCCGTCTGAAGGTCTGTTCCGCAACCAACCGAAAGAATATCAGGAAGCTATTCTTCCGGCAGATGCGAAGATTTTCGGTATGACTGCCGGTCTGCCTGTCACTCTTCAAGGTCTGGTAGGTTGCCACGGTAAAGTTTGGGGATTGGAATCTTTCGGTTTCTCTGCTCCTTACACAGTGTTGGATGAGAAACTTGGATTTACTGCCGAGAACGTATATAACCAAGTAAAAGCAATGCTCTAA
- a CDS encoding intracellular exo-alpha-L-arabinofuranosidase, whose translation MKAKLLVSTAFLAASVSLSAQKSATITVHADQGKEIIPKEIYGQFAEHLGSCIYGGLWVGENSDIPNIKGYRTDVFNALKDLSVPVLRWPGGCFADEYHWMDGIGPKENRPKMVNNNWGGTIEDNSFGTHEFLNLCEMLGCEPYVSGNVGSGTVEELAKWVEYMTSDGDSPMANLRRKNGRDKAWKLKYLGVGNESWGCGGSMRPEYYADLYRRYSTYCRNYDGNRLFKIASGASDYDYKWTDVLMNRVGHRMDGLSLHYYTVTGWSGSKGSATQFNKDDYYWTMGKCLEVEDVLKKHCTIMDKYDKDKKIALLLDEWGTWWDEEPGTIKGHLYQQNTLRDAFVASLSLDVFHKYTDRLKMANIAQIVNVLQSMILTKDKEMVLTPTYYVFKMYKVHQDATYLPIDLTCEKMSVRDNRTVPMVSATASKNKDGVIHISLSNVDADEAQEITINLGDTKAKKAIGEILTASKLTDYNSFEKPNIVKPAPFKEVKINKGTMKVKLPAKSIVTLELQ comes from the coding sequence ATGAAAGCAAAACTATTAGTCAGCACGGCTTTTCTGGCAGCATCTGTATCTCTTTCTGCACAAAAGAGTGCTACCATAACCGTACATGCCGACCAAGGCAAAGAAATCATACCGAAGGAAATTTACGGCCAGTTTGCCGAACACTTGGGTTCATGTATCTACGGCGGTCTTTGGGTAGGCGAAAACTCGGATATTCCTAATATCAAGGGATATCGCACAGACGTATTCAATGCACTGAAAGACTTGTCCGTTCCCGTTCTTCGCTGGCCGGGCGGATGCTTTGCCGATGAATACCACTGGATGGATGGCATTGGTCCGAAAGAGAACCGTCCGAAGATGGTGAACAACAACTGGGGCGGTACCATTGAAGACAACAGTTTCGGAACGCACGAGTTTTTGAATCTTTGCGAAATGCTGGGTTGCGAACCATACGTGAGTGGAAATGTAGGTAGCGGCACAGTGGAAGAGCTTGCCAAATGGGTGGAATATATGACTTCTGACGGAGACTCGCCTATGGCCAACCTTCGCCGTAAGAATGGTCGCGACAAAGCATGGAAATTGAAATATCTCGGCGTAGGAAATGAAAGCTGGGGGTGCGGTGGCAGCATGCGTCCGGAATATTACGCAGACTTATATCGTCGTTATTCTACTTATTGCCGCAATTATGACGGCAACCGTCTGTTCAAGATTGCCAGTGGCGCAAGTGACTATGATTACAAATGGACAGATGTATTGATGAATCGTGTAGGACACCGGATGGACGGTCTTTCTCTGCACTATTATACCGTAACCGGATGGAGTGGCAGCAAAGGATCAGCCACTCAATTCAACAAGGATGATTATTACTGGACGATGGGCAAATGTCTGGAAGTGGAAGATGTACTCAAGAAACATTGTACCATCATGGACAAATATGACAAGGACAAGAAAATCGCTCTCTTACTGGACGAATGGGGAACCTGGTGGGATGAGGAACCGGGAACCATCAAAGGACATCTGTATCAGCAGAACACATTGCGTGATGCTTTCGTGGCTTCTTTAAGTCTTGATGTATTCCATAAATATACAGACCGCCTGAAAATGGCAAATATCGCGCAGATTGTCAATGTACTTCAATCGATGATTCTGACAAAAGACAAAGAAATGGTGTTGACGCCTACTTATTATGTCTTCAAGATGTATAAAGTACACCAGGATGCCACTTATCTTCCTATCGACCTGACTTGCGAAAAGATGAGTGTACGTGATAACCGCACCGTTCCGATGGTAAGCGCCACAGCTTCCAAAAATAAAGATGGGGTGATCCATATTTCTCTTTCCAATGTAGATGCTGATGAAGCGCAGGAAATCACCATCAATCTGGGTGATACGAAAGCCAAGAAAGCTATCGGAGAGATTCTGACCGCTTCCAAACTGACCGATTACAATTCTTTTGAAAAACCTAATATTGTAAAACCGGCACCTTTCAAAGAGGTAAAAATCAATAAAGGTACAATGAAGGTAAAACTTCCTGCTAAGTCCATTGTTACTTTAGAGTTACAGTAA